In the genome of Erinaceus europaeus chromosome 8, mEriEur2.1, whole genome shotgun sequence, one region contains:
- the LOC103127830 gene encoding GTPase IMAP family member 5, whose protein sequence is MEGVHKSKYGTMIEGTAEDNQLAASSSLRIIVVGKSGSGKSSTGNTILQRPEFESRLSAQPVTTKCQKAIGSWNGRSILVVDTPPIFEAQPPTQDTYRDIGDCYLLSAPGPHVLLLVTQLGRFTAQDSEAVRRVQEVFGEGTLKHMVLLFTHVEDLGAESLQDYVAGTDNLRLRRLVQECGGRYYGFNNRASREEQRAQLEGFMAVLESQERELEGTFLSNQLYWDAQMLLQSGGSPGTEERRRYLAAVQRQVEQQRQHLQEGCSCLRRALLRAMRWVALHPGLSVALSIGSLVLLVIIITFSANRG, encoded by the exons ATGGAAGGGGTTCACAAGAGCAAATACGGAACCATGATCGAAG GCACTGCAGAAGATAACCAGTTGGCAGCTTCATCCTCACTAAGAATCATCGTGGTGGGAAAATCTGGCAGTGGGAAAAGCTCCACCGGGAACACCATCCTCCAGCGGCCAGAGTTCGAGTCCCGGCTGTCCGCCCAACCTGTCACCACCAAGTGCCAGAAGGCCATTGGCAGCTGGAATGGCAGGAGCATCCTGGTGGTTGACACGCCCCCCATCTTTgaggcccagccccccacccaggACACCTACAGGGACATAGGGGACTGCTACCTGCTCTCAGCCCCAGGGCCCCACGTGCTGCTGCTAGTCACCCAGCTGGGCCGCTTCACTGCCCAGGACTCAGAGGCCGTGAGGAGGGTCCAGGAGGTCTTTGGGGAGGGGACCCTGAAGCACATGGTGCTCCTCTTCACCCACGTGGAGGACCTGGGGGCTGAGTCTCTGCAGGACTATGTGGCGGGCACAGACAACCTCAGGCTGCGCAGACTGGTGCAGGAGTGCGGGGGGAGGTACTATGGCTTCAACAACAGGGCCagcagagaggagcagagggcGCAGCTGGAGGGGTTCATGGCTGTGCTGGAGAGCCAGGAGAGGGAGCTCGAGGGCACCTTCCTCAGCAACCAGCTCTACTGGGATGCCCAGATGTTGCTGCAGAGTGGGGGCAGTCCCGGCACAGAGGAGCGCAGGCGCTACCTGGCCGCGGTGCAGAGGCAGGTGGAGCAGCAGAGGCAGCACCTGCAAGAGGGGTGCAGCTGCCTCAGGAGGGCGCTGCTCAGAGCCATGAGGTGGGTGGCTCTCCACCCGGGCTTGTCTGTGGCTCTCAGCATAGGCTCTCTGGTCCTTCTTGTCATTATAATCACCTTCAGTGCTAACCGCGGCTGA